A window of Haliscomenobacter hydrossis DSM 1100 contains these coding sequences:
- a CDS encoding TonB-dependent receptor, with amino-acid sequence MKGKLLPGLMICCLLAVSNLFGQETLDRVVSVSFEDQSPVKALLLLRKSFNLNIVFSDNQLPRRNSFPLNFQEQSIRRILDAILANTGLSYRTEMAGVVVTRTIPSSKWRSRYTIQGMVETAGNAETLNGANVFALNQNEGTHSNEQGVFSLSLLPGPTQISISFIGFRTDTLFIDLRQDTFLRISLQRESQQMEAVVIPGTPEREGMDFGHYNFDLEQLQRMPKIGGETDLIRAVQMLPGVQTGPDGVGGVFVRGGEAGHNLVIIDDVPVYNFNHAAGVLSVFNTSIVKSAELLKGAFPARYSGRLSSVLDVRMRDGNKEYWTASGELGLVSGRLTVEGPIVKNKSSLLLAGRTSLLNWVLKPYSRQFKSRKGEEGESSYTFYDFNAKFNVEIGEKDRLFFSFYRGQDDFGNQGDSQDTLNLLISDRVGTFRFRQVYREKLYWTNTGGSLRWSHILNKKLFANTTLTFSELKVNIATASSDTVAIILPTPSIDYDADFGNYSSSIRDLGARTDFHWDIAPGNKVRFGLRIQRNHFVPGIEEYDDDYKEYIPPRGSISRTVHTTGWSLYVENERRFFARRLYCNYGLNLAGWNVDKKNYAILEPRVAISYLLADSTYLEASVSRMSQFLHLLSGTNIGLPTDLWVPSTGQIGPELSWQYTLGIRRNLWRGWNLGIEGYFKQMKNLVNYSEGANFLDDWEQNITVGSGRAYGLDMMLRKDAGRINGYIAYTLGRTDRIFPKINLGERYPFKYDHRHDLKIWGDFRFSSKVDLSASWVFSSGLAFSLPQDAFTVEIPGVSPPVTVIDFGPKNSSRLPAYHRFDIGLNLHFLSNKGIAHHFQFGAYNAYSRRNPLYYQLRTIYVEEDGRLKEEKVFTGVHLLPFLPSINYSVKF; translated from the coding sequence ATGAAGGGAAAACTTCTACCCGGGCTGATGATTTGTTGTTTATTGGCCGTCTCTAACCTGTTTGGTCAAGAGACGCTTGACCGCGTCGTATCGGTTTCTTTCGAAGATCAATCTCCTGTCAAGGCACTATTGCTTTTGCGCAAATCTTTCAACCTCAACATTGTTTTTTCAGACAACCAATTGCCTCGGCGCAACAGTTTTCCGCTCAATTTTCAAGAGCAAAGCATTCGGCGGATTCTTGATGCCATTCTGGCCAATACGGGATTGAGCTACCGGACTGAAATGGCTGGTGTTGTGGTTACCCGAACCATTCCCAGTTCAAAATGGCGTTCGAGGTATACGATTCAGGGCATGGTGGAAACGGCTGGCAATGCGGAAACCCTGAATGGTGCCAATGTTTTTGCCCTCAACCAAAACGAAGGGACACATTCCAATGAACAGGGCGTATTCAGCCTGTCCTTGCTTCCGGGACCCACTCAAATCAGCATTTCGTTTATCGGGTTCCGAACAGATACCTTGTTCATCGACCTGAGGCAAGACACTTTTTTACGGATATCCCTACAGCGCGAAAGTCAACAAATGGAAGCGGTAGTTATTCCTGGAACGCCAGAACGAGAAGGAATGGACTTTGGCCATTACAATTTTGATTTGGAACAGCTGCAACGTATGCCGAAAATTGGTGGTGAGACGGATTTGATTCGGGCGGTACAAATGCTTCCAGGGGTACAAACGGGTCCGGATGGGGTAGGTGGCGTTTTTGTAAGGGGAGGCGAGGCTGGCCATAATTTAGTGATCATCGATGATGTGCCCGTTTACAATTTCAATCATGCCGCAGGCGTCTTGTCGGTTTTTAATACCAGCATTGTCAAATCAGCGGAACTACTCAAAGGAGCTTTTCCTGCACGGTACTCTGGCCGGCTTTCATCGGTGCTGGATGTGCGGATGCGCGACGGCAACAAAGAATATTGGACGGCCAGTGGAGAGTTGGGCCTGGTATCGGGTAGATTGACCGTAGAAGGGCCCATTGTAAAAAATAAAAGCTCCTTGCTACTGGCTGGACGTACTTCGCTGCTCAATTGGGTACTCAAACCCTATTCCCGCCAGTTTAAATCACGTAAGGGAGAAGAAGGAGAAAGCAGCTATACCTTTTACGATTTTAATGCAAAGTTCAATGTTGAAATAGGGGAAAAAGATCGACTGTTTTTCAGTTTTTATCGAGGACAGGATGATTTTGGCAACCAGGGTGATTCTCAGGATACCCTCAATTTGCTCATTAGTGACCGGGTTGGTACGTTTCGATTCCGACAAGTTTACCGCGAGAAACTGTATTGGACCAATACCGGCGGCTCACTGCGTTGGAGTCATATCCTCAACAAAAAGCTGTTCGCCAATACCACGCTCACATTTAGCGAATTGAAAGTGAACATTGCCACTGCTTCGAGCGATACGGTTGCCATTATTTTACCCACACCTTCGATTGATTATGATGCCGACTTTGGCAATTATTCTTCCAGTATTCGCGATTTGGGCGCGCGTACCGATTTTCACTGGGACATAGCTCCCGGGAATAAGGTGCGATTTGGTTTGCGCATCCAACGCAACCATTTTGTTCCAGGTATAGAGGAATATGACGACGATTACAAGGAATACATTCCCCCAAGGGGCTCGATCAGCCGAACGGTTCACACCACGGGTTGGTCTTTGTACGTCGAAAACGAAAGACGTTTCTTTGCGCGGCGTTTGTATTGTAATTATGGGCTGAATTTGGCGGGGTGGAACGTCGATAAAAAGAACTACGCCATCCTGGAACCCCGGGTCGCCATCTCCTATTTGTTGGCAGATTCGACTTACCTGGAAGCCTCGGTCAGCAGGATGAGCCAGTTTTTGCATCTCTTATCGGGAACGAACATTGGATTGCCTACTGATTTATGGGTGCCTTCAACCGGACAAATTGGCCCGGAACTATCGTGGCAATATACCCTGGGTATCCGTAGAAATTTATGGCGCGGCTGGAATTTAGGGATAGAAGGGTATTTTAAACAAATGAAAAACCTGGTCAATTATTCCGAAGGTGCCAATTTTCTGGACGATTGGGAACAAAACATCACCGTTGGCTCAGGAAGAGCTTATGGTTTGGACATGATGTTGCGCAAAGATGCGGGTAGAATCAATGGATATATTGCCTACACTTTGGGGCGCACCGATCGTATTTTCCCCAAAATCAACCTGGGCGAACGGTATCCTTTCAAATACGATCACCGACATGACCTCAAAATTTGGGGTGATTTTCGGTTTTCTTCCAAAGTAGACTTGTCGGCTTCATGGGTGTTTAGTTCGGGTTTGGCTTTTAGCTTGCCTCAAGATGCATTTACTGTAGAAATTCCAGGGGTATCACCTCCCGTAACGGTCATCGATTTTGGCCCCAAAAACAGTTCCCGTTTGCCCGCTTATCATCGCTTTGACATTGGACTCAACCTGCATTTTCTTTCCAACAAGGGTATCGCCCACCATTTTCAATTCGGAGCCTACAATGCATACAGTAGGCGCAATCCATTGTATTACCAACTACGTACCATCTATGTAGAAGAGGATGGCCGCTTGAAGGAAGAAAAAGTGTTTACGGGAGTGCATCTTTTACCTTTTTTGCCTTCAATTAACTATTCTGTAAAATTTTAG
- a CDS encoding FecR family protein, with the protein MEKMIRFLVRQWKGEEIDPQTKLHDSGGGADAAALEKDVKKIWDSAGKYKEKAFEPDVDANWQKFKNRIQSAPLEAETTPVRRLVPRYWWAAASIAAIALVSWLVFGSMGADSAAKTFATNSRQIKKVVLPDQSVVWLNSNSEISFDENFNRRNLRNVKLRGEAFFEVKPNAARPFQIETPHGLIEVLGTSFNVRGLKIETQTEVQVMHGLVALMNKEQDSKRIEVPANFVGYISADAGRLNKEIVQNTKVFASTQVWRTRKINLEQRTLAEAQEIMRRYTDKRLEFSDPRLANCIFTWTLQLDKPEASLQLLAQSGNFHLEKTTSTVFRLEGKACPK; encoded by the coding sequence ATGGAGAAGATGATTCGATTTTTAGTTCGACAGTGGAAAGGAGAAGAAATAGATCCGCAAACCAAATTGCACGATAGTGGGGGGGGGGCGGACGCTGCTGCATTGGAAAAAGATGTCAAAAAAATCTGGGACAGCGCCGGAAAATATAAAGAAAAAGCTTTTGAGCCGGATGTAGACGCCAACTGGCAAAAATTTAAAAACCGGATTCAATCGGCTCCACTTGAAGCCGAAACTACTCCGGTGCGCAGGCTGGTTCCCCGCTACTGGTGGGCAGCTGCTTCGATAGCTGCCATCGCCTTGGTATCCTGGTTGGTTTTTGGTTCGATGGGTGCTGATTCCGCTGCCAAAACCTTTGCTACCAATTCCAGACAAATTAAAAAAGTTGTACTTCCAGACCAATCCGTTGTCTGGCTCAATAGCAATAGTGAAATCAGTTTTGACGAAAACTTTAACCGCAGGAACTTGCGCAATGTAAAATTGCGTGGAGAAGCTTTTTTTGAAGTAAAACCCAATGCTGCACGGCCTTTTCAGATCGAAACCCCTCATGGGTTAATTGAAGTTTTGGGCACCAGTTTTAATGTTCGGGGCCTGAAAATAGAAACCCAAACCGAAGTACAAGTGATGCATGGTTTGGTGGCCTTAATGAATAAAGAACAGGACAGCAAAAGAATCGAAGTGCCTGCCAACTTTGTCGGGTATATTTCCGCCGATGCAGGACGACTCAATAAAGAAATTGTACAAAATACCAAGGTGTTTGCCTCAACCCAGGTATGGCGAACCAGAAAAATCAATCTTGAGCAACGAACCCTGGCGGAAGCCCAGGAGATCATGCGCAGGTATACCGACAAACGGCTGGAATTTTCTGACCCCCGCCTAGCCAACTGTATATTCACCTGGACGCTCCAATTAGACAAACCGGAAGCGAGCCTTCAATTGCTGGCACAAAGTGGAAATTTTCATTTAGAAAAAACAACTTCGACCGTTTTCCGTTTGGAAGGAAAGGCTTGTCCTAAGTAA
- a CDS encoding RNA polymerase sigma factor, which produces MQTKLNDQEFFDLLSTNAEKAFEWLFRRYFTELCQVVYRVTPDEHLAQDLVQEVLYELWRKRDQLTITTSLRAYLKRAVLNRTLNHLRDNRKWSGEEGMPEIADQEFDPTENMRAEELQQRVDAAIDELPERCRMVFVLSRYEELSYRDIATELGIAEKTVENQVSKALKYLRERLQPFLKDGLFLLILWLGT; this is translated from the coding sequence TTGCAGACCAAGCTGAACGACCAAGAATTTTTCGATTTGTTGTCCACAAATGCCGAAAAGGCATTTGAATGGTTGTTCCGCAGGTACTTTACTGAATTGTGCCAGGTGGTGTATCGCGTTACTCCGGATGAGCACCTTGCTCAAGACCTGGTACAAGAGGTGTTGTATGAGTTGTGGCGCAAGCGGGATCAATTGACCATCACCACGTCATTGCGGGCATACCTCAAACGTGCAGTGTTGAATCGAACCTTGAACCATCTCCGCGACAACCGGAAGTGGTCAGGGGAAGAAGGAATGCCCGAAATTGCCGACCAGGAATTTGATCCTACCGAAAACATGCGTGCGGAAGAACTACAACAAAGGGTCGATGCAGCGATTGATGAACTTCCCGAAAGATGCAGAATGGTGTTTGTACTGAGTCGGTACGAGGAACTTTCTTATCGGGACATCGCCACAGAATTGGGTATTGCTGAAAAGACAGTGGAAAACCAGGTCTCAAAAGCATTGAAATACCTGCGAGAACGCCTTCAACCTTTTTTGAAAGACGGCTTGTTTTTATTGATTTTGTGGTTGGGGACTTAG